The segment CCGCGGTCAGCGATGCCTTGTCGCGGGCACCGGGCAAGGGCGGCATAGCAGGTAGTCAGCCAGAACCGTCCGACAATCAGCCACATCCGTCGGCTTGAACGAATACGCGGGGCAGGTCTCATGATCCGGGGTTGGCGGGATTGAAGTCGCCGGGCTCACGGCTCTGCTCGGCCCGGATGACGTGCATGACCGCGCTGATCAGGGCCAGGTGGGTGAAAGCCTGCGGGAAGTCGCCCAGGTGCCGCCATGCCGATGATCCGGAGTTTCGTATGATCCGCCGCCCGTCGGTACGGTCGGCGCGGCGGGATCCGACGGTGGAGCGGCCGGCCCCGCGGATCGCCGGGTACGTCAGTTCACGGCCGCAAGTGTGGCGCCGGCTCAACGGTGCTCCGGGCCTCGAGCACGGTGATCCCCCAGGTCAGGGTCTCCTCTTGCATGCCGGCTTGCAGGCGGGCGGCGAGAAACCCCGGACCGGTGAGCATGTCGTGGGCCGTCAGATCCGCCCCGATCATGCGCACGACGTAGGTCGCGACGGCATGGACGGCCGTCGGGCCATCCATGCCAGAAGCTGCATGTCGCAACGGGTCCGTGACCTTGACGCGAACCGTCACTGCGACGTTCACCGCCCGGTCGTCCCCGGTGATGACCGGCACGGGAGGGTAGGTCAGCACCCGTTCGCCCATGTCGATCCGGGCACACACCCATTCCAGCAACGGCACCCTCCAGCCGACCCCGGGCGACATTGTGCGGCTGTGGCCGTTGTGGTGCTGGACGACGAAACAGTATCCGCGCGGGACGGCCACCACCCCCATCGGTGCGAATAGCCGCAACGCGGTCGCCGCCGCCGATCCGATCATCACCGCTCCTGTCCCGGACACCGTCCGCCGCGGATGATGAGGCTCCCGCGTACGGCCGCGCCGGCTCCGTTTGCTGTCGGAAGTGCGCTCCCCGTACGGGGCTACGGCAGGCGACACGCGATGGTTCACCGGGTCGGGCAATTCTGCAGATACTCGACAGGGAGTGCCCCTGGGCATGAGAAGCTCAGGGCCAGCAACCGGGTCGAACGTGCCATGTGGGCGTACCAGATGAACCGCGTCACGTGACGCTCCGCCGCCTGTCATACCCGCACGCCAGAATGTCGGCGTGATCTGCTTCGTCTACCGCTCCCCGTGTGAGGGACTGCTCGGCAAACACGTGCGCTGGCTGCCCGACGCCACCGTCCTCGACTGGTTCCGCCGCGGCTGGACCGAGGCGAGCGCCGACCCCGGCGCCTGG is part of the Actinoplanes sp. NBC_00393 genome and harbors:
- a CDS encoding SPFH domain-containing protein, with protein sequence MIGSAAATALRLFAPMGVVAVPRGYCFVVQHHNGHSRTMSPGVGWRVPLLEWVCARIDMGERVLTYPPVPVITGDDRAVNVAVTVRVKVTDPLRHAASGMDGPTAVHAVATYVVRMIGADLTAHDMLTGPGFLAARLQAGMQEETLTWGITVLEARSTVEPAPHLRP